GCCCAGGCCGTCGGCCTGGACGTCGTCGGCCACGACGATGGCCAGCTCGGCCTCGACGCCGCCCTGGTCGCCGACCGCGCGGGCGACGCCGTGCAGCTCACCCGCCTCGTCCTCGGCGACGAGCGCGATGTGGCGGCGGCCGTCGACCTCGGTGAGGTACCGCAGGTCGCCGCGCGTCAGGTCGCCCTTGACCCCGTGGAAGCGCCGGTAGCGCGTCTCAGGGGAGAGGCGGGCGTGCAGGCGCTGGAGCGCCGGCTTGTCGTCGGGTCGGATGTCGCGGAGGCGGAGGTCCACCGCCATCTGTTGTCGGCCTCGACAGGCCGTCGATCCGTGCGATGGCTCACACAGACCGCCCGGTCCGCTTCGCCTGGCGCCCGGACCGCCGCTGGGACGTGCGCCCCGGCTTGCGCTTGGGCCGCACGACGACGTCCCGCACGGCGGCGGCGCGCGGACCGCTGAGGCCGGTCGCGACCACCCGCACGCGGTAGCGGCCCGCGGTCGGCGGGCGGACGGCGAACACGTGGCGCCCGCGGCCGAGCCGGCCGCCGACGTCGAGGGCGGCGCCGCGCCGGCTGGCGACCGTGACGCGCACGCGCGCGACCTTGGACAGGCGGATGGCGAGGTGGGTCAGACGGCCGGGGCGCAGGGCCGGCAACCGGTCGAGGTGGATGCGCGGCGGCTCGCGCTCGTAGCGCGCGAAGCGCTCGCGGGCCGCGCAGTACAGCCCCCGGTGGGTCTGGCGGCAGAGCTCGCGCAGGAAGCCGCCGACGAGGCGGTGGTAGCCCAGGTCGCTCTCGCGCCCGCCGTCGCTGTAGAGCGACCAGGCGCCGGTGTCGGCGCCGGGGAGGGACGTGCGCGCGGCCGCCTGACCGCGGCGGAAGACGCGGCCCGCGCGGGCGCTGAGGCCGCGCTGCGCGGCCTCGCGCAGCCCGATGAGCGCCTGCAGGTGGGCGTTGAAGACCCGCAGGCCCGGCAGGTCGCTGTAGAGCAGGTAGAACCGCCCGCCGCCCGGCTGGGGCAGCGCGACGCCGACGGGCGGCCGGCGCTCGAAGGCGCCGAGCGCCTCGCGGGCGGCGTCGCGCAGGGCCGGGCGCTGCAGGACCGCCGCGCCGCGCACGAGCGCCTGGACCGCGGTGGCCTGCGTCATGCCGCTGATCCACCCGGGTCGCGCGCCGCCGAACGCGAACGGCAGCTCCCACGCGCGGAACGACCCGCGGCGTGAGGAGACGGCGAGCAGGCGGTCGAGCGTCGCGGCGAGCGCGGCGGGGCGGCAGGTCCCGAGCGGGCCGCGCAGGACCCTGCCGGCGGGCGGGCCCGCATCGGCGTCGCCCGTGCGTCGCGTCGTCACGGCGGCCCGGGCGACGCGCTCAGCCTGCGCGGCCTGCGCCTCGAGGCAGACCCGCGCGAGGGCGTTGGCCCTGCCCGCGGTCGCCAGCGCCTGGAGCTGCCAGCCGTGGCCGGGGTAGAACTGCCAGACGAGCGGGTCGCGGCCGAAGGTCGTGCGCTGCTTGGCCGTCCCGAGCGGGCGCTCCGAGAGCGCGAAGGCGTTGCGGCGGATGGTGAGGAACGCGAGCGGCAGGCGCCCGGCGCTCAGGCGCCCGCGGCGGGCGAGGTCGTCGACGCCGGCCAGGACGTGGCGCAGCTCCGTCCCGCGGGCGCCGGGCAGGCGAGCGGCCAGGCGCTCCGCGTCGCGCCAGCGGCGGCGCAGCGCGTCGTGCTCGCGCTGGCCGAGGTGCCCGGCGAGGCGGGCCCGCCGCAGGGCGCCGCGGACCGTCCGTCCGGGCTTGCGCGGCGCGACCCGGCGCTTGGGCGCGGCCGGCTTCCCGGCAGCGGTCGGGGTCGCCGGCGCGGGCGCGGTCAGCGGGGTGGGCGCGGCGGTGGCGGACTGGGCGGCGAGCGTCGCCGGGTGGGCGGCGGCGTGCGCGAGCGACCCGGGCGTCAGCAGCGCGAGCGCGACCAGCAGGGTGGGCGCTCGGCGGCGCACACCTCAGTGATCGGCGCCCCCGGCGGCGGGGTTGATGAAGCCCGTGTGGAGCTAGGCGCAGATGAGCGCGGCCGCCGCGATGGTCGCGACGTGCAGCGCCTGGTCGCGCCAGAGGTGGATCGTGAACGCCTCGGGCCCGGTCGGCGTCTGCGTCATCACCTTCGCCCACCACTCCAGCGGGCGGCGGGTGTCGATCAGCAGGTGCGCGACGCCGAGCGCGATCGCGGCGAGGGGCGGGAAGACGAGCAGCAGCGCGGCGCCGTGCAGCGTCGCGTGGACGTAGCCGGCCGGATGGCGCAGGCTCGTCTTGTTGAGCGCCATCCACTCGTTCTGCAAGAGCCAGTCCACGATGAAGTGGACGACGAGGCCCCAGACCACGTACTCCTCGGCGGACAAGGGCGCGGGAGGATAGGGCCGTCCTAGGATCTGGGGCGTGCGGGTCCTCTTCGTCTGCCTGGGCAACATCTGCCGCTCGCCCACCGCGGAGGGCGTGCTGCGCCACCTCGTGCGCGAGGAGGGCCTCGAGGACGTCGTGACGATCGACTCCGCCGGCACCGGCGACTGGCACGTCGGCAACCCGCCCGACGCGCGGTCGGCCGAGGCCGCCATGCGCCGTGGCATCACGCTCGACGGTGCCGCGCGCCAGGTCATCGCTCGCGACTTCGAGGAGCACGACCTGCTCCTCGCGGCGGACCGCTCCAACCTCGCGGCACTGCGCCGCCTGGCCCCCGACGCGGAGGCACGCGCGAAGGTCCGACTGCTGCGCGAGTTCGACCCGGAGGCCGTCGCGTCCGGCGACCTCGACGTGCCGGACCCCTACTACGGCGGCGAGGACGGCTTCGACCACGTCCTCGACGTCGTCGAGCGCGCCTGCCGCGGCCTGCTCGACGAGGTCCGCGCCGCCCGCGCGTGAGCGCCGGCCTGCGCGACGCGCTCGGCGCCGCGCTGGGCGCCCAGGTCCTCGAGCTGCAGGCCGTCCCCGGCGGGGACCTCAACGCGGCGCACCGCGCGCGGCTTCCCGGCGGCCGGGAGGTCTTCGTGAAGTCGGGCACCGGCGGCTACGCGGCCGAGGCGGCCAGCCTGCGCTGGCTCGGCGAGGCCGGCGGCGGCCCGCCGGTCCCGGACGTCGTGGCGGTGCAGGACGACGGCTTCCTGGCGCTCGAGTGGGTCGCGCCCGGCCGCCTCGGCGCCGCGGGCGAGGAGGAGCTCGGCCGCCGCCTCGCCGCCCTGCATCGCGCGGGCGCGCCCGCGCACGGGTGGACGCCGCACGGCGGCCCGGTGCGGCTGGGGCCGTTGGAGCTCCCGAGCGACCCCGCCCCGACCTTCGCGGCCTTCTACGCCGCCTCGCGGCTGGCGCCGATGACGCGGGCGGCCCGCGACCGCGGCGGCCTCGACGCCGGCC
The DNA window shown above is from Conexibacter sp. SYSU D00693 and carries:
- a CDS encoding low molecular weight protein-tyrosine-phosphatase, producing MWGVRVLFVCLGNICRSPTAEGVLRHLVREEGLEDVVTIDSAGTGDWHVGNPPDARSAEAAMRRGITLDGAARQVIARDFEEHDLLLAADRSNLAALRRLAPDAEARAKVRLLREFDPEAVASGDLDVPDPYYGGEDGFDHVLDVVERACRGLLDEVRAARA
- a CDS encoding fructosamine kinase family protein, with amino-acid sequence MSAGLRDALGAALGAQVLELQAVPGGDLNAAHRARLPGGREVFVKSGTGGYAAEAASLRWLGEAGGGPPVPDVVAVQDDGFLALEWVAPGRLGAAGEEELGRRLAALHRAGAPAHGWTPHGGPVRLGPLELPSDPAPTFAAFYAASRLAPMTRAARDRGGLDAGQAAAVEAVAARIDDLAGPEEPPSRLHGDLWAGNVHAAADGRVLLIDPAAHGGHREVDLAMLRLFGGPGERLHRAYAEVAPLAEGHEDRVGLWQLLPLLVHAALFGGGYGARAAAVARSLA
- a CDS encoding D-glucuronyl C5-epimerase family protein, with amino-acid sequence MRRRAPTLLVALALLTPGSLAHAAAHPATLAAQSATAAPTPLTAPAPATPTAAGKPAAPKRRVAPRKPGRTVRGALRRARLAGHLGQREHDALRRRWRDAERLAARLPGARGTELRHVLAGVDDLARRGRLSAGRLPLAFLTIRRNAFALSERPLGTAKQRTTFGRDPLVWQFYPGHGWQLQALATAGRANALARVCLEAQAAQAERVARAAVTTRRTGDADAGPPAGRVLRGPLGTCRPAALAATLDRLLAVSSRRGSFRAWELPFAFGGARPGWISGMTQATAVQALVRGAAVLQRPALRDAAREALGAFERRPPVGVALPQPGGGRFYLLYSDLPGLRVFNAHLQALIGLREAAQRGLSARAGRVFRRGQAAARTSLPGADTGAWSLYSDGGRESDLGYHRLVGGFLRELCRQTHRGLYCAARERFARYEREPPRIHLDRLPALRPGRLTHLAIRLSKVARVRVTVASRRGAALDVGGRLGRGRHVFAVRPPTAGRYRVRVVATGLSGPRAAAVRDVVVRPKRKPGRTSQRRSGRQAKRTGRSV
- a CDS encoding DUF3307 domain-containing protein; the protein is MSAEEYVVWGLVVHFIVDWLLQNEWMALNKTSLRHPAGYVHATLHGAALLLVFPPLAAIALGVAHLLIDTRRPLEWWAKVMTQTPTGPEAFTIHLWRDQALHVATIAAAALICA
- a CDS encoding GNAT family N-acetyltransferase, which codes for MDLRLRDIRPDDKPALQRLHARLSPETRYRRFHGVKGDLTRGDLRYLTEVDGRRHIALVAEDEAGELHGVARAVGDQGGVEAELAIVVADDVQADGLGTALMRSLLERCDREGLRRITFEVQADNHRALRFFQGHGARQARTVGSVCTLVLEREALRADLG